The following proteins are co-located in the Leptospira weilii genome:
- a CDS encoding NAD-dependent succinate-semialdehyde dehydrogenase yields MSLKFLYRKELFKEEAFWGGSWKSGYLNEKISVNNPASLDVLGFVPSLGSKETSEAIQTSVQAFSDWSNRPAKERSILIRNWAEKMKKNREDLAILMTLEQGKPLDESRSEIDYAFSFLEWFSEESKRTYGDIIPSHRKDTKIEVLKQPVGVCGILTPWNFPSSMITRKAAAALAVGCTVICKPSELTPFSALALAVLAQEAGIPEGVFQVLTGYPENIANTLIDHADVKKISFTGSTRVGKLIMERSSKTLKRLSLELGGNAPFLIFDDANLEAAVKGAILSKFRNSGQTCVCANRFLVQKGIYKKFLDSFSEAVLKLKVGNGFEKDVNMGPLINEAAVRKMEIHVENAKSTGAKLIIGGDRIEPDKLFFSPTIFSEVKENSLSMEEEIFGPIAPIYRFESIEEAIQIANSTPSGLAAYVYTEDYRKIRLLSEKIESGMLGVNEGLISSEQVPFGGVKESGFGREGSKYGIHEYLNIKYVCIGGF; encoded by the coding sequence TTGAGTTTGAAATTTCTTTATAGAAAAGAATTGTTTAAAGAAGAGGCTTTTTGGGGAGGATCCTGGAAGTCGGGATATCTTAACGAAAAGATTTCCGTAAACAATCCCGCAAGCCTTGATGTTTTGGGTTTCGTTCCTTCTTTGGGTTCCAAGGAAACTTCGGAGGCGATTCAAACTTCTGTACAGGCATTTTCGGATTGGTCAAACAGACCCGCAAAAGAACGCTCAATTCTCATTCGAAATTGGGCTGAAAAGATGAAAAAGAATCGAGAGGATCTTGCGATTCTTATGACCTTGGAACAAGGAAAACCTCTCGATGAGTCCAGAAGCGAGATCGATTACGCATTTTCCTTTTTGGAATGGTTTTCCGAAGAATCGAAACGCACTTACGGGGACATCATTCCAAGTCATAGAAAAGATACGAAGATCGAAGTTTTAAAGCAACCCGTAGGAGTATGCGGAATTTTAACTCCTTGGAATTTTCCTTCTTCGATGATTACTCGTAAAGCGGCAGCGGCTTTGGCCGTCGGTTGTACGGTAATTTGTAAACCTTCCGAGTTGACGCCATTCTCCGCGCTTGCGTTAGCCGTGCTTGCACAGGAGGCGGGAATTCCGGAAGGAGTCTTTCAAGTTCTAACGGGTTATCCCGAAAATATCGCGAACACTTTGATTGATCATGCTGACGTAAAAAAGATTAGTTTTACCGGTTCCACTCGTGTGGGAAAACTTATCATGGAAAGGAGTTCTAAAACTTTAAAACGACTTTCCTTGGAATTGGGAGGGAACGCCCCTTTCTTGATTTTTGACGACGCAAATTTGGAAGCCGCTGTCAAAGGAGCTATTCTTTCCAAGTTCAGAAATTCGGGACAAACCTGCGTGTGTGCGAATCGATTTTTGGTTCAAAAAGGAATTTATAAGAAATTTCTAGATTCATTTTCGGAAGCGGTCTTAAAATTAAAAGTAGGAAACGGATTTGAAAAAGATGTAAATATGGGTCCGTTAATCAATGAAGCGGCGGTTCGTAAGATGGAAATTCATGTTGAGAACGCAAAATCGACAGGAGCGAAACTCATCATCGGTGGGGACAGAATCGAACCTGATAAATTGTTTTTTTCTCCGACTATTTTTTCCGAGGTAAAAGAAAATTCTCTTTCGATGGAGGAGGAAATTTTCGGGCCGATCGCTCCTATATATCGATTTGAGTCGATTGAAGAGGCGATTCAAATCGCGAATTCTACGCCGTCCGGATTAGCGGCTTACGTTTATACGGAGGATTATCGAAAGATTAGACTTCTTTCGGAAAAAATCGAATCGGGAATGTTGGGAGTCAACGAAGGTCTCATTTCCAGTGAACAAGTGCCGTTTGGAGGTGTAAAAGAGTCCGGTTTCGGAAGAGAAGGATCCAAATACGGGATTCATGAATATCTTAACATCAAGTATGTCTGTATCGGCGGTTTTTAA
- a CDS encoding alkaline phosphatase D family protein, translating into MKFKILKHKKALYCLLFAFNLQINAEAAKIVSGPILGYSTLKEVLVWIQTDQASKVALEYSEIGNPRNKFISETIQTDYKTGFIAKLIANRVEPGKSYNYNLLVDGKRIKGEHLQIFQAQSFFAYGSHQEPPSFSFALGSCAYVNESEFDVPGKPYGGEYFIFNSILSKKPDFMLWLGDNIYLREPDWDSRTGFLHRYRHQRGIPELAPLFASVHHYAIWDDHDFGPNDSDSSFWMRETSEEMFKLHWGNPNYAKEGIYGSFIWGDVQFFLLDNRTFRTANNNKEIGPRQILGEKQFQWFVNSLAYSKATFKFVAIGGQFLNPNPIFENYATYPQERNKILSAIRDLKIKNLIFLTGDRHHTELNFLQEDGLSIYDFTISPLTSRYHSPSEKNPLRVEGTLVDKRNFGTISVSGKRGQRKLVLQTFDVYGKELWKKEILPTP; encoded by the coding sequence ATGAAATTCAAAATTCTAAAACACAAAAAGGCTCTTTATTGTCTTCTATTCGCTTTCAATCTTCAAATAAACGCAGAGGCCGCCAAAATTGTCTCCGGGCCGATTTTGGGATATTCCACATTAAAGGAAGTTTTAGTCTGGATTCAAACCGATCAGGCATCTAAAGTTGCATTAGAATATTCTGAAATTGGAAATCCTAGGAATAAGTTTATTTCTGAAACAATACAGACGGATTATAAAACCGGTTTTATCGCAAAATTGATCGCAAACCGCGTCGAACCCGGCAAAAGCTATAATTACAATCTACTCGTGGATGGGAAAAGAATTAAAGGGGAACACCTGCAAATATTTCAAGCACAATCATTTTTTGCCTATGGATCCCATCAAGAGCCGCCTTCATTTTCGTTTGCACTCGGAAGTTGCGCTTATGTCAATGAAAGTGAATTTGACGTCCCCGGAAAACCTTATGGCGGTGAATACTTTATCTTTAACTCCATTCTTTCCAAAAAACCGGATTTCATGCTTTGGCTTGGAGACAACATCTATCTGAGAGAACCGGATTGGGATTCAAGAACCGGTTTTCTACATCGTTATAGACATCAGCGTGGAATTCCGGAGCTTGCTCCGCTTTTTGCATCGGTCCATCACTACGCGATTTGGGACGATCATGATTTTGGGCCGAACGACTCAGATTCCTCCTTTTGGATGAGGGAAACTTCGGAAGAAATGTTTAAACTTCACTGGGGAAATCCGAATTATGCAAAAGAGGGTATCTACGGCTCTTTTATTTGGGGAGACGTTCAATTTTTTCTCTTGGATAATCGAACATTCAGAACGGCAAATAACAACAAGGAAATCGGCCCGAGACAAATTCTGGGAGAAAAACAATTTCAGTGGTTTGTAAATTCCTTAGCATATTCAAAAGCCACATTTAAGTTCGTCGCGATCGGCGGACAATTTTTAAATCCGAATCCTATTTTTGAGAACTACGCCACATATCCTCAGGAAAGAAATAAAATTCTCTCCGCGATTCGAGACTTAAAAATTAAAAATCTGATTTTCCTCACGGGCGATCGTCATCATACGGAGTTGAACTTTCTCCAGGAAGACGGTTTATCGATTTATGATTTTACAATTTCGCCATTAACTTCCAGATATCATTCCCCTTCCGAAAAAAACCCTTTACGGGTGGAAGGAACCCTTGTTGATAAAAGAAATTTTGGAACGATTTCCGTAAGCGGGAAACGAGGTCAAAGAAAACTTGTTCTACAGACTTTTGACGTATATGGAAAGGAGCTTTGGAAAAAAGAAATCCTTCCAACTCCTTAA
- a CDS encoding alpha/beta hydrolase, producing the protein MKRSMNPIFIFLLSAIFLVLILVWWNQDRLIFFPEKLPENFVFRFPNEFQEIQLNTPDGETSYGLYFPSKSNISKKTVLFFHGNAGSLRTWGGISEDFLSFGWNILITDYRGYGKNSGNISEKSMNEDAELWLNYVLQEIKVPRNEIVIYGRSIGTGVAADLAFKNPDLDLFLETPFTDLPTLARNYYPFLQTWMLRFQFQNLSKLETVHSKIRIFHGTEDEIIPYSNSEIIFKKLKERNQDVILFTIPNGSHNDLALYPEYRRALKKSLDEIR; encoded by the coding sequence ATGAAAAGATCTATGAATCCCATTTTTATATTCTTATTATCTGCTATTTTCCTGGTTTTGATTCTCGTTTGGTGGAACCAAGACAGGCTGATTTTTTTTCCGGAAAAACTTCCCGAAAATTTTGTATTCCGTTTTCCGAACGAGTTTCAGGAAATCCAACTCAATACCCCCGACGGAGAAACAAGTTACGGACTTTACTTCCCATCCAAAAGTAACATTTCTAAGAAAACGGTTTTATTCTTTCACGGAAATGCGGGAAGTTTGAGAACTTGGGGAGGAATCAGCGAAGACTTTCTTTCCTTCGGATGGAATATTCTAATCACAGACTACCGAGGATACGGAAAGAATTCGGGAAATATTTCCGAAAAATCGATGAACGAAGATGCCGAGTTGTGGCTGAATTACGTACTTCAGGAAATTAAGGTTCCTAGAAACGAGATCGTAATCTACGGTCGTTCTATCGGCACAGGAGTTGCGGCGGACTTGGCTTTTAAGAATCCGGATCTTGATTTATTTTTAGAGACTCCATTTACGGATTTACCGACTCTGGCACGAAATTATTATCCGTTCCTACAAACTTGGATGTTACGTTTTCAATTTCAGAACCTGAGCAAATTGGAAACCGTACATTCTAAAATCAGGATTTTCCACGGAACGGAAGACGAAATCATTCCATATTCAAATTCGGAAATCATATTCAAAAAATTGAAAGAACGCAATCAAGATGTGATTCTTTTTACGATCCCAAACGGCTCGCATAACGACCTCGCCCTTTATCCGGAATACCGCCGGGCCTTGAAAAAAAGTTTAGACGAAATCCGATAA
- the mtnP gene encoding S-methyl-5'-thioadenosine phosphorylase, whose product MPHNVKAAIIGGTGLYSLDGMELIEEIYPDTPWGKPSDKIKIGKYKEKLIAFLPRHGIGHFLSPPEVPNHANICALKQLGVEEIVAFSSVGSLREEIKPLDFVLPSQIIDRTRLRNSTYFGNGVVAHAPFAEPFSQNLGKRIEQTAKKIGLKIHTNKTLICMEGPLFSTKAESHLYRSWGADIINMTVLPEAKLAREAEISYQMICMSTDYDCWREGEESVTVEMVIANLTKNAETAKKLLSELIHVIGNGDDLSLKNSTRYSIITTPEKRNPETVKKLKVLFPEYF is encoded by the coding sequence ATGCCACATAACGTAAAAGCGGCGATCATAGGCGGAACGGGACTCTACAGCTTGGATGGAATGGAATTGATAGAGGAAATTTATCCCGATACTCCCTGGGGAAAACCTTCCGACAAAATCAAAATCGGAAAATACAAAGAAAAGCTGATCGCGTTTTTACCGAGACACGGAATCGGGCATTTTCTTTCGCCGCCCGAAGTCCCAAATCATGCGAATATCTGCGCGCTCAAACAACTTGGTGTGGAAGAGATTGTCGCGTTTAGTTCGGTTGGAAGTTTGAGAGAAGAAATAAAGCCTCTCGATTTCGTTTTACCTTCTCAAATTATTGATCGTACTCGTTTAAGGAATTCGACTTATTTCGGAAACGGAGTGGTTGCGCACGCTCCGTTCGCGGAGCCATTTTCTCAAAACTTGGGTAAAAGAATTGAACAAACCGCTAAAAAGATCGGCTTGAAAATTCATACGAATAAAACATTGATTTGTATGGAAGGACCTCTTTTTTCCACAAAGGCCGAATCTCATCTTTATCGTTCTTGGGGTGCGGATATCATCAATATGACCGTACTTCCGGAAGCGAAGCTTGCTCGCGAAGCCGAGATTTCATACCAGATGATTTGTATGTCTACGGATTATGACTGTTGGAGAGAAGGGGAAGAATCCGTCACCGTTGAAATGGTGATTGCAAATCTTACGAAAAACGCAGAAACCGCTAAAAAACTTCTTTCCGAACTGATTCATGTGATCGGAAACGGGGACGATCTGAGTTTAAAAAATAGCACTCGGTATTCGATCATTACGACACCTGAAAAAAGAAATCCGGAAACCGTAAAAAAGCTCAAAGTTCTTTTTCCGGAATATTTTTAA
- a CDS encoding methyl-accepting chemotaxis protein yields MSKQSIESIRKKGETLTYYARMGIMIMMLLSLASSFKALQTQVRVIHTCGALTMLIYSILGFILYKKYEIKNWVHDLFIILDSLTLSMTIFLDSMVSAEIIAPVLKNAILYSVYYFIIAYSGLLGKPKFVLITGLISSIGYAIALTNAVFHGLQFSEDNVINMQPGYIKLSAEITKVVFMMGVSFILYRLMKLFDDLYQEATSYFQENKQFLNKLEDNRKVIHSSAETLEISVTDFSEFTSLTSAKMESQAASLEEVNAVIESLSNASEKNVDSIRIQNENLIELNQKSQVLLDVIAKISDHSKGLDTNARESKLEMEVVKKSVEKTGQFLKNISNSFQRVDEINRILGEIANKTNLLSLNASIEAARAGAAGRGFAVVAQEVSKLAEFTATNAKIISKVVQESLEFIEEANTASLDTGHSTENQSVKINLTVSKIEEMNGLYDRGTTIINDFVRNLERAKKLSDELFSSTEEQMTGHKEMMKAMFEIEKEVNEITQESGKIQDGILKIKTQSSDLKALSVI; encoded by the coding sequence ATGTCCAAACAATCTATAGAATCCATTCGTAAGAAAGGAGAAACGCTTACCTATTACGCCAGGATGGGAATTATGATTATGATGCTGCTTTCCTTGGCGTCGAGTTTTAAAGCTCTTCAGACTCAGGTTAGGGTGATTCATACTTGCGGCGCGTTAACTATGCTTATTTACTCGATTTTAGGTTTTATCCTATATAAAAAGTACGAGATTAAAAATTGGGTTCATGATTTATTCATAATATTAGATTCTCTTACACTGAGTATGACGATTTTTTTGGATAGTATGGTTTCTGCGGAAATCATTGCGCCCGTTCTCAAAAATGCGATTCTCTATTCCGTTTATTATTTTATTATCGCTTATTCCGGTTTGTTAGGAAAACCCAAGTTTGTACTGATTACGGGTTTGATTTCTTCTATAGGTTATGCGATTGCGTTGACAAATGCTGTATTCCACGGTCTTCAATTTTCTGAGGACAACGTGATTAATATGCAGCCAGGCTATATTAAACTCAGCGCGGAAATCACGAAGGTTGTCTTTATGATGGGAGTGAGCTTTATTCTTTATCGTTTGATGAAATTGTTTGACGACTTATATCAGGAAGCAACTTCCTATTTTCAGGAAAATAAACAATTCCTAAATAAGTTGGAGGATAACAGAAAGGTAATTCATTCTTCGGCGGAAACATTGGAGATTTCGGTGACTGACTTTTCGGAATTTACGAGTTTAACCAGCGCGAAAATGGAATCGCAAGCGGCTTCCTTGGAAGAGGTCAACGCAGTGATCGAGTCCTTATCGAACGCTTCGGAGAAGAACGTGGACTCGATTCGAATTCAAAACGAGAATCTGATCGAACTGAATCAAAAGTCTCAGGTTCTTTTGGATGTAATCGCAAAAATATCCGACCATTCCAAAGGTTTGGATACGAATGCGAGAGAAAGCAAATTGGAAATGGAAGTAGTGAAGAAGTCTGTTGAAAAGACCGGCCAATTCTTAAAGAACATTTCGAATTCGTTTCAACGTGTGGATGAGATCAATCGTATTCTTGGTGAAATCGCGAACAAAACGAATCTTCTTTCTCTGAACGCTTCTATTGAAGCGGCTCGTGCAGGGGCAGCGGGTCGCGGTTTTGCCGTAGTGGCTCAAGAGGTAAGTAAACTTGCGGAATTTACGGCTACGAATGCGAAAATAATTTCGAAAGTGGTTCAAGAATCTTTGGAGTTTATCGAAGAGGCGAACACAGCGTCTCTTGATACAGGTCATTCGACTGAGAATCAGAGCGTGAAAATTAATCTTACGGTATCTAAGATAGAAGAGATGAATGGTTTGTATGATCGTGGAACGACGATAATCAATGATTTTGTAAGGAATTTGGAGAGAGCGAAGAAATTATCTGATGAGTTATTTTCTTCCACAGAAGAGCAGATGACCGGTCACAAAGAGATGATGAAAGCGATGTTTGAGATTGAGAAGGAAGTGAACGAGATCACCCAGGAATCCGGAAAAATTCAAGATGGGATTTTGAAGATTAAAACTCAATCGAGTGATTTGAAGGCTTTGAGTGTCATTTAA
- a CDS encoding bifunctional helix-turn-helix domain-containing protein/methylated-DNA--[protein]-cysteine S-methyltransferase — MEHYKKIAEAIRFIQKHAVSQPELDEIAKSVNLSPFHFQRLFTEWAGVSPKQFLQYLTLQNAKSILSKPQATLFDAAYEIGLSGTSRLHDLFVKIEGMTPGEFKNGGEKLKIRYSFQKNVFGDYVIASTEKGICNLYFYDVSKERVVSELKEQWNKANLIQQTDENQSRVIRFFDKTFDGKEKIELHLKGTDFQIKVWEALLKIPEGQLSSYTDIANSIGQENASRAVGTAIGKNPIGYLIPCHRVIKSTGGIGEYRWGSERKMAMIGWEISKSETDHLVSGVS, encoded by the coding sequence ATGGAACATTACAAAAAAATCGCAGAAGCAATACGGTTCATACAAAAACACGCTGTTTCTCAACCCGAATTAGATGAAATTGCAAAGTCCGTGAACTTGAGTCCGTTTCATTTTCAAAGGCTTTTTACCGAATGGGCCGGTGTCAGTCCGAAACAATTTTTGCAATATCTTACGTTGCAAAATGCAAAATCCATACTTTCCAAACCCCAAGCGACTCTGTTCGATGCCGCATATGAAATTGGTTTGTCAGGAACGAGTCGATTGCACGATCTATTCGTGAAAATCGAAGGAATGACTCCCGGAGAATTTAAAAACGGCGGAGAAAAACTCAAGATTCGATACAGCTTTCAGAAAAATGTTTTCGGTGATTACGTAATCGCTTCCACAGAAAAAGGGATTTGTAATTTATACTTTTATGATGTTTCTAAAGAACGGGTGGTTTCCGAACTAAAAGAGCAATGGAATAAAGCGAATCTAATTCAGCAAACGGACGAGAATCAAAGTCGAGTCATTCGCTTTTTTGATAAAACATTCGACGGAAAAGAAAAAATCGAACTTCATCTTAAAGGAACCGATTTTCAAATCAAGGTTTGGGAAGCCCTTCTTAAAATTCCGGAGGGCCAGTTGTCTTCTTACACGGATATTGCGAACTCCATTGGACAAGAAAACGCATCGAGGGCTGTCGGAACTGCGATCGGAAAAAATCCGATCGGATATCTGATTCCTTGTCATCGTGTGATCAAAAGCACAGGTGGCATCGGAGAATATCGCTGGGGTTCCGAGAGAAAAATGGCCATGATCGGTTGGGAAATAAGCAAGAGCGAGACGGACCATTTAGTTTCGGGCGTATCCTAA
- a CDS encoding SixA phosphatase family protein codes for MKQIHLFRHSKSDWKTGFKSDHGRPLSEKGKKNARSLRKYLEKIEFKIDLFLVSDSKRTVDTYKIITKDRTLSSETKITEKLYESDSKDILTMIRGLNLRFKDVALLGHNPGIEEIANRLIRGNEDPSLSESVFLKFPTSGFLSIQIETESWEELGKVPGKIIQFWIPR; via the coding sequence TTGAAACAAATCCATTTATTCAGGCACTCTAAGTCGGATTGGAAAACGGGATTCAAATCCGATCACGGAAGACCTCTTTCCGAAAAAGGGAAGAAAAACGCTCGATCTCTTCGAAAATATTTAGAAAAGATAGAATTCAAAATCGATCTCTTTTTAGTTTCAGATTCCAAAAGAACTGTGGATACTTACAAAATTATAACTAAAGATCGAACTCTATCTTCTGAAACGAAAATCACAGAAAAATTATATGAGTCGGATAGCAAAGACATTCTAACAATGATCAGAGGGTTAAATTTAAGATTCAAAGATGTGGCTTTATTAGGTCATAATCCCGGAATCGAAGAAATTGCAAATCGACTCATTCGAGGTAATGAAGACCCATCACTCTCCGAATCCGTGTTTCTTAAATTTCCTACGTCGGGTTTTCTCAGTATACAAATTGAAACGGAATCTTGGGAAGAATTAGGCAAAGTTCCCGGAAAAATAATTCAATTCTGGATACCCAGATGA
- the hpt gene encoding hypoxanthine phosphoribosyltransferase yields the protein MNEIDSNILRPCFSREQISQKVKFLASEITKDYKKLNPIFICVLKGGVYFFTDLTRAISFSVEIDFIQARSYSGTSSTGNIDLLKDIDTDLSNRHVILVEDILDTGLTLQYLIRHIFTRNPASLEIVTLLLKERKSILEFPVKYVGWRISDEFVVGYGMDFDGKYRNLPDIHVLETGQFSV from the coding sequence ATGAACGAGATCGATTCAAATATTTTACGTCCTTGTTTTAGTCGAGAGCAGATCTCTCAAAAAGTAAAATTTCTAGCTTCCGAAATAACGAAGGATTATAAAAAGTTAAATCCGATTTTTATCTGTGTATTAAAAGGCGGAGTGTACTTTTTTACAGATTTAACAAGAGCGATTTCTTTTTCGGTAGAAATCGATTTCATTCAAGCAAGGTCTTATTCCGGAACTTCCTCAACCGGAAATATCGATTTATTGAAAGATATCGATACAGACCTCTCCAATCGTCATGTGATTCTCGTGGAAGACATTTTAGATACGGGTCTTACCCTTCAATATCTCATACGACATATCTTTACCCGTAATCCTGCGAGTTTGGAAATCGTAACCCTTCTTTTAAAAGAAAGAAAGAGTATCTTAGAATTCCCTGTAAAGTATGTGGGTTGGAGAATTTCAGACGAGTTCGTCGTGGGTTATGGTATGGATTTCGACGGAAAATACAGAAACCTGCCAGACATTCATGTTTTGGAAACAGGGCAATTTTCCGTTTAA
- a CDS encoding cation:proton antiporter, translated as MEHQSLSLLNDIALSIIFATLFSHIARITKQPLILGYVAGGLLLGPNLGLSLVVNEESIELISEIGLILLLFIIGLEIDLKELARMGKSMFILGIVQFVFCVLLGLLFFREILANFSGKFDLLYFAIALAISSTMIVVKLLHDKFEVSTIAGRLTIGVLVLQDIWAIIFMGIQPSLQDPQILKIVSSLGVGSVLVCVSFLISRFFLSRLFQAAASKPELILITSIAWCFLLCGFAERAGLSKEMGALIAGISIAAFPYGADVIAKLSGIRDFFITLFFVALGMKIPIPSIQIISVSLVAVVFVIFSRVLTVATPVYFSGRGLRAGIVTGLNLAQISEFSLVILSLGMGYGHISKELESTVLTSMILASVVSTYIIFFNDPISRFILRLLGIIGLKEEKRTESYTNGRPKRDIVILGYFRIAQSLLEEIEREKPEWLNRILIVDFNPVFRGFLEAKGIRWAYGDLANPETLHHLGIEDARYVICTISDMILKGTTNRRLLESIKGICHHTQPSIILTTDDVEEAEVLVKSGAAHVIVPGRISGMSLFKEMKTIVNHSKNDTANVPLKSKKKPLKKQVVSKSKVKAK; from the coding sequence ATGGAGCATCAGTCACTCTCCCTTTTAAATGATATAGCCTTGAGCATTATCTTTGCTACACTTTTCTCCCACATAGCCAGGATTACAAAACAACCTTTGATTTTGGGTTATGTAGCGGGAGGGCTTTTACTTGGGCCGAATCTGGGTTTAAGCCTTGTCGTTAACGAAGAGAGCATAGAGTTGATTTCCGAGATTGGACTGATCCTTCTTTTGTTCATCATCGGTCTTGAAATTGATTTAAAAGAACTGGCACGTATGGGAAAGTCGATGTTCATTCTTGGGATTGTCCAGTTTGTGTTCTGTGTGTTGTTGGGGCTTTTATTTTTCAGGGAAATTCTCGCTAACTTCAGCGGTAAGTTCGATCTTTTATATTTCGCCATCGCACTGGCCATCAGTTCCACGATGATCGTGGTCAAACTTCTACATGACAAATTCGAAGTGAGTACGATTGCGGGCCGCCTTACAATCGGAGTATTGGTTCTACAAGATATTTGGGCGATTATCTTTATGGGTATTCAGCCGAGTCTTCAGGATCCGCAGATTTTAAAGATTGTAAGTTCGCTTGGAGTCGGTTCGGTATTAGTCTGCGTTTCATTTTTAATCAGTAGATTCTTTTTATCCAGATTGTTTCAAGCGGCGGCTTCCAAACCGGAGCTTATCTTAATCACTTCGATTGCCTGGTGTTTTTTACTTTGCGGTTTCGCGGAAAGGGCCGGTCTATCCAAAGAGATGGGAGCTTTAATTGCGGGAATTAGTATCGCCGCATTTCCTTACGGAGCCGACGTTATCGCAAAACTTTCGGGGATTCGAGATTTTTTCATCACTCTCTTTTTCGTTGCACTTGGAATGAAAATTCCGATTCCTTCGATCCAGATTATCAGCGTTTCTTTAGTAGCGGTAGTGTTTGTAATTTTTAGCAGAGTCCTCACCGTTGCGACTCCGGTTTATTTTTCCGGCAGAGGACTTAGAGCCGGAATTGTAACCGGTTTAAATTTGGCTCAGATCAGTGAATTTTCTCTTGTGATCCTCTCATTGGGAATGGGTTACGGTCACATCAGTAAAGAATTGGAATCTACAGTTTTGACTTCGATGATTCTCGCATCGGTAGTTTCCACTTATATCATTTTTTTCAATGATCCGATTTCAAGATTCATTTTAAGGCTATTGGGAATAATCGGTCTAAAAGAAGAAAAAAGAACCGAATCCTATACCAACGGTCGGCCGAAAAGAGACATCGTTATTCTTGGTTATTTTAGAATTGCGCAAAGTCTTTTAGAGGAGATAGAGCGTGAAAAACCGGAATGGCTCAATCGAATTTTAATTGTGGATTTTAATCCCGTCTTTCGTGGATTTCTGGAAGCGAAAGGAATTCGTTGGGCTTACGGCGATCTCGCGAATCCGGAAACTTTGCATCACCTTGGAATCGAAGATGCAAGATATGTAATTTGTACAATCTCTGATATGATTCTCAAAGGGACAACCAATCGTAGACTTTTGGAGTCAATCAAAGGAATTTGTCATCACACACAACCTTCTATCATTCTTACCACCGACGATGTAGAAGAAGCAGAAGTTCTTGTCAAAAGCGGCGCCGCTCATGTGATCGTACCGGGAAGAATCAGTGGAATGTCTCTTTTTAAAGAAATGAAAACGATCGTAAATCATTCTAAAAACGATACCGCGAACGTTCCGCTTAAATCGAAGAAAAAACCGTTGAAGAAACAAGTTGTTTCCAAATCTAAAGTTAAAGCGAAGTAA
- a CDS encoding DUF1289 domain-containing protein: MIRSPCNKICIMDSKSGYCQGCFRTIDEIGNWSRYSDAERENLFLKLKVRKEEIFSKGPNKSNL; this comes from the coding sequence TTGATTCGTTCGCCGTGCAATAAGATCTGCATAATGGACTCTAAATCCGGTTATTGTCAGGGATGTTTTAGAACCATAGATGAAATCGGAAACTGGTCTCGTTATTCCGATGCCGAAAGAGAAAATCTATTCTTGAAATTGAAAGTTCGCAAAGAAGAGATTTTTTCCAAAGGACCGAATAAAAGTAATTTATAA